In Ruegeria sp. YS9, the genomic window GGCTTGGCGTGAAGGGCAACCCCGGCCCCGGCCCGGCCAAGCATGCCAAGGTCATTGGCCCCGTCACCCACGGCGATCACGTCACTTTCCGACAGGCCAAGCCGGGCCGTAATCTGCTCGAGCGCTTCGATCTTGGCCTGACGCCCCAGAATAGGACGCGCGACGTCTCCGGTCAGCTTGCCATCTTCCGCCAGCAAAGTGTTGGCACGGTTTTCATCGAATCCCAACAGCTCTGCCACCCGCGCGGTAAAGGCCGTAAAGCCACCGGACACCAACGCTGTATAGGCCCCGTTTGCCCGCATCGTCGCCAGCAATTCCCTGCCTCCGGGCATAAGGGTGATCCGTTCCCGCAACACTTTGCCGATGACGCTTTCATCCAGATGCTTCAGCAAACCAACCCGCTCGATCAGGGCACCTTCGAAATCAAGCTCTCCGTTCATGGCGCGGGCCGTTATGTCCTTGACCCGGTCGCCAACGCCGGCCTCATCCGCCAGCTCGTCGATGCATTCCTGCTGGATCATCGTGCTGTCCATATCGGCCAGCAGCATCTGTTTGCGCCGTCCTTGCGAAGGTTGCACGATCAGGTCCACCCCCATCCCTTGCAGGTCTGCCCAAACGTCCCAGCGATTGTCGGGGATGGCGTTCAACTCGAACTCTGCCGCCTCATCCGGGTTGAGCCAGAGGACCTCTCCACCGCCCCAGGCATTGCGCAAGGACTCAGCCAATGCGCTGTCCAGCGACGGCGCTGCCGGATTGGTCAGCAAAGTGGCGACATACATATTCAATCTCCAGTGTCCTACCCGAAAGGGGTGACTTAAGGGGTCAACGGTAAACGGCCCTGATCGGTCAATTCCCAGCAGGTCTGCCCTTCGAACACCGCGACACCCACCGGGCGTCCGTATCCGGCGCCAGTGTCCAGATTGACGCGATTGCCATAATGCGTTGCCTGATCCACCGGGGTATGGCCATGCACGATCAGCTTGGGATGCGGGCCCGGATGGGCATGGAAATCCTGCCTGATCCAGACCAGATCGTTGGCGCGCTGCGCGTTGAGCGGCACGCCCGGGCGAATGCCTGCGTGAACAAAGGCAAGCTCGGGCGTCTGATGCATCAGAACCAGATCGCGCAGAAAGGTCCGGTGCGATTTCGGCACCGCCGCCTGCGCCATCCGATGCAGGTCTTCCAGACGAATCTGGCCTTCGAATTCAACACCATAGCTGCGCAGGGTCTCGACCCCACCCAGCCTTTCATGCAGCCAGTGATATCCTACAAGCAAATGTGGATCGTGACGCGGCGTATCCTCCATGAACCAGGCGAACATGCGATCGTGATTGCCCAGCAGAGTGATCCAGTTCAGGCCCGCATCGCGCCCGGCAATCAGACGCTCGACCAGCCCGCGACTGTCCGGTCCGCGATCCACGTAATCCCCCAGAAACACGATCTGGGCATCCGGGCCGCCATCGCCCTGGATCAGAGACAGCGCGCGTTCCAGCTCGGCCACCTGCCCGTGCAGATCACCAATAACGTAGACAGGCTGTGTCATAGATCCTCCGACGGTAGGGTCAGCTCGCTTGTGCCGCATATTACAGCCTGAGAAAACACAGGACCCGGGTATTCGATCATCCGGGTCCTGCACTGTTTCTCAAACTCAACAGGCCTCGTCAGGTGACATCAAACTCCAACGGCTTGATCTGTGTGAACAGACCCGTTTCCGCCAGCTTGGCGCGTGCCTCAGCCGGAACCGGTTCGTCAACATAAAGCAACGCAATCGCTTCACCGCCGGCCTCGGATCGACCCAGAGTAAAGTTCGCGATGTTGACGTTGTTCTCACCCATGGTCCGCCCCAGAGCACCGATGATGCCCGGCACGTCTTCGTTGGTGGTGTAGAGCATATGGGCACCGACCTCGGCATCGATATTGATACCCTTGATCTGGATGAAGCGCGGTTTGCCGTCGCTGAACACGGTGCCACCGATGGAACGTTCGCGCTTGTCGGTCACAACGGTGACTTTGATATAGCCTTCGAAGGCACCCGATTTGTCCTGATTGGTGGTCGATATCTTGATCCCACGCTCTTTGGCGACAACCGGGGCCGACACCATGTTCACCTCGGGGTTGAACTTTTTCATGATCCCGGCGACCACGGCGCAGTTCAACGCCGCCAGGTTCATTTCAGCGGCAACACCATCGTACAGGATATTGATCGCCTTGACCGGCTCATCGGTCATCTGGCCGATGAAGCTGCCGAGATGGCCGGCCAGCTTGATCCACGGCCCCATCACCTTGGCTTCTTCCGCCGTCACACTGGGCATGTTCAAAGCGTTCTCGACCGCACCTGTCAGCAGATAGTTCGAGATCTGCTCGGCCACTTGCAGCGCCACGTTCTCCTGCGCTTCAGTTGTTGCTGCACCAAGATGTGGCGTGCAGACCACGTTGGGCAGGTTGAACAAGGGGTTGTCCTTGGCGGGTTCTTCACTGAACACGTCGAACGCGGCACCGGCAACGTGACCGGATTGCAACGCCTCTGCCAAAGCCTCCTCATCAACCAGACCACCACGAGCGCAGTTGATGATGCGCACGCCCTTCTTGGTTTTGGCGAGGTTCTCGCGGTTCAGAATATTGCGGGTCTGATCCGTCAGCGGTACGTGCAGGGTGATGAAGTCGGCGCGGGACAGCAACTCGTCCAGTTCAACCTTTTCGACGCCCATCTTGGCGGCTTTTTCTTCGCCCAGATAGGGATCATAGGCGATGACTTTCATCTTCAGGCCAAGCGCGCGCTCGCACACGATGCCGCCGATGTTGCCCGCACCAATGACACCGAGCGTCTTGTTCGTCAGCTCGATCCCCATGAACTTGGACTTTTCCCACTTGCCCGCATGGGTCGAAGTCGAGGCCTCGGGGATCTGTCGCGCCACGGCAAACATCATCGCAATGGCGTGTTCGGCGGTGGTGATCATGTTGCCGAATGGCGTGTTCATCACGATCACACCTTTTTTCGACGCCGCTTCCTTGTCGATGTTGTCAGTGCCGATTCCGGCCCGGCCGATCACCTTCAGCTTGTCGGCTTTTTCCAGAATGGTCGGCGTGACCTTGGTGGCCGAGCG contains:
- the serB gene encoding phosphoserine phosphatase SerB, whose translation is MYVATLLTNPAAPSLDSALAESLRNAWGGGEVLWLNPDEAAEFELNAIPDNRWDVWADLQGMGVDLIVQPSQGRRKQMLLADMDSTMIQQECIDELADEAGVGDRVKDITARAMNGELDFEGALIERVGLLKHLDESVIGKVLRERITLMPGGRELLATMRANGAYTALVSGGFTAFTARVAELLGFDENRANTLLAEDGKLTGDVARPILGRQAKIEALEQITARLGLSESDVIAVGDGANDLGMLGRAGAGVALHAKPSVAAQCDVRVNHGDLTALLYLQGYSRADFVGG
- a CDS encoding metallophosphoesterase; amino-acid sequence: MTQPVYVIGDLHGQVAELERALSLIQGDGGPDAQIVFLGDYVDRGPDSRGLVERLIAGRDAGLNWITLLGNHDRMFAWFMEDTPRHDPHLLVGYHWLHERLGGVETLRSYGVEFEGQIRLEDLHRMAQAAVPKSHRTFLRDLVLMHQTPELAFVHAGIRPGVPLNAQRANDLVWIRQDFHAHPGPHPKLIVHGHTPVDQATHYGNRVNLDTGAGYGRPVGVAVFEGQTCWELTDQGRLPLTP
- the serA gene encoding phosphoglycerate dehydrogenase, coding for MAPKVLVSDKLSETAVQIFRDRGIDVDFMPDLGKDKDKLAEVIGQYDGLAIRSATKVTPTILEKADKLKVIGRAGIGTDNIDKEAASKKGVIVMNTPFGNMITTAEHAIAMMFAVARQIPEASTSTHAGKWEKSKFMGIELTNKTLGVIGAGNIGGIVCERALGLKMKVIAYDPYLGEEKAAKMGVEKVELDELLSRADFITLHVPLTDQTRNILNRENLAKTKKGVRIINCARGGLVDEEALAEALQSGHVAGAAFDVFSEEPAKDNPLFNLPNVVCTPHLGAATTEAQENVALQVAEQISNYLLTGAVENALNMPSVTAEEAKVMGPWIKLAGHLGSFIGQMTDEPVKAINILYDGVAAEMNLAALNCAVVAGIMKKFNPEVNMVSAPVVAKERGIKISTTNQDKSGAFEGYIKVTVVTDKRERSIGGTVFSDGKPRFIQIKGINIDAEVGAHMLYTTNEDVPGIIGALGRTMGENNVNIANFTLGRSEAGGEAIALLYVDEPVPAEARAKLAETGLFTQIKPLEFDVT